A genomic region of Mycolicibacterium poriferae contains the following coding sequences:
- a CDS encoding SDR family NAD(P)-dependent oxidoreductase, which yields MRLLPFGGAPGRTHRADAVVTGAGSGIGRAFAVELARRGGRVVCADRDPVTAKESAELVRQAGGEGFDIACDVTDLEQIRKLADVSEDWFGKAASLVINNAGIGAGGNRIGATSIEDWNAAISVNLWGVIYGCETFVPRLRSSGRGGVINVASAASFGSAPRMAAYNVSKAGVLALSETLAAELSGTDVKVTVLCPTFVKTNIVKNPQIDEAAARLAANLMKWTGISPQHVARTTLNAHDRGQIYVVPQLDAKVLWQLKRALPGPFTRTLGLVERMASWNDSAE from the coding sequence ATGAGATTGCTGCCATTCGGCGGCGCACCCGGCAGAACGCACCGAGCCGATGCAGTCGTCACGGGCGCAGGAAGCGGTATCGGCCGCGCATTCGCCGTGGAGCTTGCACGCCGAGGCGGACGCGTGGTGTGCGCCGACAGAGATCCCGTCACCGCAAAAGAGTCGGCAGAGTTGGTGAGGCAGGCTGGCGGCGAAGGCTTCGACATCGCATGCGACGTCACCGATCTTGAGCAGATCCGCAAACTCGCTGATGTGAGCGAAGACTGGTTCGGGAAGGCTGCGAGCCTCGTCATCAATAACGCCGGAATCGGTGCAGGTGGTAACCGAATCGGCGCGACGTCAATCGAGGACTGGAACGCGGCGATTTCTGTCAACCTCTGGGGCGTTATCTACGGCTGCGAGACTTTTGTGCCGCGGCTCCGCAGCAGTGGGCGTGGCGGAGTCATCAATGTGGCGTCTGCAGCGAGCTTTGGCTCGGCCCCTCGAATGGCGGCTTACAACGTGAGCAAGGCCGGAGTCCTCGCTCTGTCGGAGACATTGGCGGCCGAACTGAGCGGTACTGACGTCAAGGTCACAGTGCTTTGCCCCACCTTCGTGAAGACGAACATCGTCAAAAATCCTCAAATCGACGAGGCGGCTGCGAGGCTCGCGGCCAACCTGATGAAATGGACTGGCATTTCGCCACAGCACGTTGCTCGAACGACGTTGAACGCGCATGATCGCGGACAAATTTATGTAGTGCCCCAACTCGATGCCAAAGTCTTGTGGCAACTCAAGAGAGCCCTACCCGGTCCTTTTACACGCACGCTGGGCCTCGTGGAGCGCATGGCCTCATGGAACGATTCAGCCGAGTAG
- a CDS encoding TetR/AcrR family transcriptional regulator has product MRSRSKRWGGRTGAERRAERRQQLIEAATEIWSESGWAAVTMRGVCARTSLNDRYFYEDFKTRDELLVAAWDGVRDDMLGEVAALFTERANRPPIETITAAIAIVVDGIARDPGRAHILLAQHVGSSPLQDRRAVALQEATQLVVEASRPHLRHDADEMALRMDTLIAVGGFVEVITAWHSGLLAVTEKEVVAHTGRLAETLAQRYLVSD; this is encoded by the coding sequence GTGCGGTCGAGAAGTAAGCGCTGGGGTGGTCGGACCGGGGCCGAGCGTCGTGCCGAGCGACGGCAGCAATTGATCGAGGCCGCAACCGAGATTTGGAGTGAGAGCGGTTGGGCCGCGGTCACTATGCGCGGAGTATGCGCCCGCACAAGCCTGAACGATCGGTACTTCTACGAGGACTTCAAGACGCGCGACGAGCTGCTCGTTGCTGCGTGGGATGGCGTCCGCGATGATATGCTCGGCGAGGTCGCTGCGCTCTTCACCGAGCGTGCGAATCGGCCGCCGATCGAGACAATCACCGCAGCGATAGCCATCGTGGTCGATGGGATCGCACGCGATCCCGGCCGAGCGCACATCCTCCTCGCTCAGCATGTCGGTAGCTCACCGCTACAAGACCGCCGCGCGGTGGCGCTCCAGGAGGCAACGCAGTTGGTCGTTGAGGCAAGCCGGCCACACCTCCGACACGATGCCGATGAGATGGCCCTTCGCATGGACACCCTGATCGCTGTCGGGGGGTTCGTCGAAGTCATCACCGCCTGGCACTCGGGTTTGCTTGCGGTGACCGAGAAAGAAGTGGTCGCGCACACCGGCAGACTTGCTGAAACCCTGGCTCAACGCTATTTAGTCAGCGACTGA
- a CDS encoding metal-dependent hydrolase, producing the protein MSDDQAPTRTRVLPKPRRVRFPMPTSTKRQHFVDGDLVMSHFIAVLSATFPEGEDFFIRSVRNFQSSIDDPQLETAVKGFIGQEATHRHQHRLLNERLQVMGYPTARIDRHVARLIKRLERRFSPEMRLSMTSALEHYTATLAEIILTSEDAQKLIGQTEVRPILLWHAFEESEHKAVAFDVYQLIGGTERTRVRGMRIASVILFGELILQTALSMAADRASYNPVTLVRSLHRFSRTPMFTADALRRFRSYNRPGFHPDDWDSAAVLEHWSKELFDQDGSQRVIASSG; encoded by the coding sequence ATGTCGGACGATCAAGCCCCGACCCGGACCCGGGTGCTGCCAAAGCCCAGGCGTGTTCGGTTTCCGATGCCGACCTCCACGAAGCGGCAACACTTCGTCGATGGCGACCTGGTGATGAGCCATTTCATCGCGGTGCTTTCTGCGACGTTCCCGGAAGGCGAGGATTTCTTCATCCGCTCGGTCAGGAACTTCCAGAGTTCCATCGACGATCCCCAATTGGAGACAGCGGTCAAGGGTTTCATCGGACAAGAGGCCACACATCGACACCAGCATCGTCTCCTCAACGAGCGACTCCAGGTCATGGGGTATCCGACCGCGCGAATCGACCGTCATGTCGCACGCCTGATCAAGCGATTGGAACGGCGCTTTTCGCCGGAAATGCGGCTGTCCATGACCTCCGCGTTGGAGCACTACACCGCTACGCTGGCAGAAATCATTCTTACCAGCGAAGACGCCCAGAAGCTCATCGGCCAGACAGAGGTTCGACCGATTCTGCTGTGGCATGCCTTCGAGGAGTCGGAGCACAAAGCGGTTGCCTTCGATGTCTATCAGCTGATTGGAGGAACCGAGCGCACCCGTGTACGGGGCATGCGGATCGCTTCAGTAATTCTGTTCGGCGAGCTCATTCTGCAGACTGCCTTGTCCATGGCCGCTGATAGAGCCTCATATAACCCGGTCACCTTGGTGCGCAGTCTGCACCGCTTTAGTCGCACCCCGATGTTCACCGCCGATGCGCTGCGGCGTTTCCGTTCCTACAATCGCCCGGGTTTCCATCCTGATGATTGGGACAGCGCTGCGGTCCTGGAGCATTGGAGCAAAGAACTGTTCGACCAAGACGGTTCACAGCGAGTAATCGCTTCGTCGGGATAG
- a CDS encoding TetR/AcrR family transcriptional regulator has protein sequence MSPARVYGGLSATQRDAQRRVMLIDAAVSIMGTHGATACTVTAVCAKSGVTSRYFYQQFRDRDALLRAVFAKISATFQAVITSAIPDDTVAPQELAYAPIKALVQVIENDPSMARILFVESGAEPLLRQLRSELMTDFAELVLREARLHLDIPSEVLQVADLAATYGVGGLFEILRRWIDGQLNHSTEMLIEHGAGFLGSLGLYTLGQAPGQAAPRLAAVDENRPGVDIDRVGPSQMPPEVSGRDL, from the coding sequence ATGAGTCCAGCACGTGTTTATGGCGGGCTGTCCGCAACTCAACGCGACGCACAGCGCCGCGTGATGTTGATTGATGCCGCGGTCTCGATCATGGGCACCCACGGTGCTACCGCGTGCACCGTGACCGCGGTGTGTGCGAAATCAGGAGTGACGAGCCGGTACTTCTACCAACAGTTTCGCGATCGAGACGCGCTCTTGCGTGCGGTATTTGCCAAGATCTCCGCCACCTTCCAGGCGGTGATAACCAGCGCCATTCCGGACGACACGGTTGCTCCTCAAGAACTCGCTTACGCTCCGATCAAGGCCCTGGTTCAGGTGATCGAGAACGATCCCAGCATGGCCCGCATACTGTTTGTCGAATCGGGCGCAGAACCCCTCCTTCGGCAGCTGCGAAGCGAGCTGATGACCGATTTTGCGGAGCTGGTGCTCAGAGAGGCCCGCTTGCACCTCGATATACCCAGCGAGGTGCTTCAAGTCGCAGATCTCGCCGCCACCTACGGTGTCGGGGGTCTGTTCGAGATTCTCCGTCGCTGGATCGACGGACAACTGAACCACTCGACAGAAATGCTTATCGAGCACGGTGCGGGTTTTCTCGGCAGTCTCGGCCTGTATACCCTCGGACAGGCGCCTGGTCAGGCCGCTCCGCGGCTGGCCGCAGTTGACGAGAACCGACCCGGCGTTGATATAGATCGAGTTGGTCCTTCTCAAATGCCTCCGGAGGTGTCAGGAAGGGATCTGTAA
- a CDS encoding transposase: MPEKRKKYDREFREGAVRIVEETGKPIAAVARDLGVHEGTLGNWVARAREAREGRGELTRDDLEELKRLRREVAELRMERDVLKRSVVLWVKEATK, translated from the coding sequence ATGCCAGAGAAACGGAAGAAGTACGACCGGGAGTTTCGTGAGGGTGCTGTCCGGATCGTCGAGGAGACGGGCAAGCCGATCGCGGCGGTCGCGCGGGATCTCGGGGTGCATGAGGGCACGCTGGGTAACTGGGTGGCTCGTGCGCGGGAGGCCCGTGAGGGCCGCGGTGAATTGACCCGCGATGACCTCGAGGAGCTGAAACGCCTGCGCAGGGAGGTCGCCGAGCTGCGGATGGAGCGTGATGTCCTCAAGCGATCGGTGGTCCTGTGGGTGAAGGAGGCGACGAAGTGA
- a CDS encoding TetR/AcrR family transcriptional regulator, with translation MSESSQPSPYDDDDIDPRRIRSRNRLLDAAATLLSTGGVEAVTIDAVTKASKVARTTLYRHFQSSSHLLAATFERLLPQVSTPAPTSGSLRDQLIELLSRQAALFNDAPLHVTTLAWLSLGPAGARADTEDRHNTSGALKARVVDQYRQPFDALLTSPQAQAEFTDFDRELAICQLVGPLAFARMTGLRTITHNDCTTLIDKFLTAHRPPLH, from the coding sequence GTGAGCGAGAGCAGTCAGCCATCCCCCTACGACGATGACGACATCGACCCCCGGCGAATCCGATCACGCAACCGGCTACTCGATGCAGCTGCCACACTGCTGAGCACCGGCGGCGTCGAGGCCGTCACCATCGACGCCGTCACCAAAGCATCCAAAGTGGCCCGCACTACCCTGTATCGCCACTTCCAAAGCTCCTCGCATCTGCTCGCCGCCACATTCGAACGGCTGCTGCCCCAAGTGAGCACCCCGGCACCGACCAGCGGTTCCCTACGCGATCAACTCATTGAACTACTTAGCCGCCAAGCCGCCCTCTTCAACGACGCCCCGCTGCACGTCACCACCCTCGCCTGGCTTTCACTGGGCCCCGCCGGGGCCAGAGCCGACACCGAAGACCGCCACAACACCTCCGGAGCGCTCAAGGCCCGAGTCGTCGACCAGTACCGCCAACCCTTCGACGCACTACTTACCAGCCCACAAGCCCAAGCAGAGTTCACCGACTTCGACCGTGAACTCGCCATCTGCCAACTCGTCGGACCCCTCGCCTTTGCACGAATGACCGGCCTTCGCACTATCACCCACAACGACTGCACCACCCTCATCGACAAATTCCTCACCGCCCACCGCCCACCTCTACACTGA
- a CDS encoding PaaI family thioesterase: protein MGCGADNAHGLHLEVYRSGESVFADVTFDERHIGAPGLAHGGAVAAACDDVLGFTLWIAATPAVTRSLTVEYLRPVPLHQPHRITARITAHEGRALHVSATGTGEGGIVRFTAKAVFVVVGTEHFAAHGDVSGFADLVEELSRRRGLHGGPA from the coding sequence ATGGGCTGCGGCGCGGACAACGCCCACGGCCTGCATTTGGAGGTCTACCGCAGCGGCGAGTCGGTGTTTGCCGATGTGACGTTCGACGAGCGACACATCGGCGCTCCGGGCTTGGCCCATGGTGGGGCGGTCGCTGCTGCCTGTGATGACGTGCTGGGTTTCACGTTGTGGATTGCGGCCACCCCGGCGGTGACACGCAGTCTGACGGTGGAGTACTTGCGGCCGGTGCCGCTGCATCAGCCCCATCGGATCACCGCACGCATCACCGCTCACGAGGGGCGGGCGCTGCATGTCTCGGCGACCGGCACCGGGGAGGGCGGGATCGTTCGGTTCACCGCGAAGGCGGTGTTCGTCGTGGTCGGCACCGAGCATTTCGCCGCGCACGGTGACGTCAGCGGATTCGCCGACCTTGTGGAGGAGCTGTCGCGCCGGCGCGGCCTCCACGGCGGACCCGCATGA
- a CDS encoding TetR family transcriptional regulator, which translates to MTRPPARLRATTSPREANSGAGQKRSAAPSRARSSARRREAILDAALLVAATGGYDAVQMRVIAERVGIAVGTLYRYFPAKTHVLVAALTREFHRLDEAGDWGVGASTPVERLERLTAQLHQRWQCDPLLTEAMTRAFAVADARAAAELDRAAAVIQTLLARTLSGGEPAPTDLHIAGLISDIWLANLVAFSGHRASAADTRDRIDRATRRLLSRAEETEVAKRYF; encoded by the coding sequence ATGACACGCCCCCCCGCCCGGCTCCGCGCCACAACCTCGCCGCGGGAAGCAAATTCAGGTGCTGGCCAAAAACGGAGCGCTGCGCCGTCGCGCGCGCGTTCCTCTGCGCGTCGACGGGAAGCCATTCTGGATGCGGCTCTGCTCGTCGCGGCGACAGGGGGCTATGACGCGGTGCAAATGCGGGTAATCGCCGAACGCGTCGGTATCGCCGTGGGCACGCTGTACCGCTATTTCCCAGCGAAGACCCACGTTTTGGTAGCGGCACTGACGCGGGAGTTTCATCGACTCGACGAAGCCGGCGACTGGGGGGTCGGTGCAAGCACACCCGTGGAGCGGCTGGAACGGCTCACCGCCCAGCTGCACCAACGCTGGCAGTGCGACCCGCTGCTGACCGAAGCCATGACCAGGGCCTTCGCCGTGGCCGATGCGCGCGCCGCCGCCGAGCTCGATCGGGCAGCAGCAGTCATCCAGACACTGCTGGCCCGCACCCTCAGCGGCGGTGAACCCGCCCCCACTGACCTGCACATCGCCGGACTTATCTCCGACATTTGGCTGGCCAATCTCGTGGCCTTCAGCGGCCACCGCGCCTCGGCGGCCGACACCCGCGACCGCATCGACCGAGCCACCAGACGCCTTCTCAGCCGCGCAGAAGAAACCGAGGTCGCAAAACGCTACTTCTAG
- a CDS encoding DUF6188 family protein, with protein MYTQWIENCVVQRVSVRDGLVLDLDDYNEIVISCPLLLTLPATETFPVESVRIDPLRITLGERPLLNFAGAVRTKAWSDDDVGLHLSFSRGHRIDVDPDAEQTAWELYGKRHGYMACLPRGRVRVVRHDVPEDDDATIVNSATHH; from the coding sequence ATGTACACCCAATGGATCGAAAATTGTGTCGTGCAACGCGTCTCAGTACGAGACGGACTGGTTCTCGACCTCGACGATTACAACGAAATCGTCATCTCATGTCCGCTACTGCTCACCTTGCCCGCAACAGAGACCTTTCCTGTCGAATCTGTGCGCATCGATCCGTTGCGGATCACCCTCGGCGAACGACCGCTGCTCAATTTCGCCGGCGCGGTGCGCACGAAGGCCTGGTCCGACGACGATGTCGGGCTGCACCTGAGCTTTTCGCGCGGACATCGCATCGACGTCGATCCCGACGCTGAACAGACCGCGTGGGAGCTGTACGGCAAACGTCACGGCTATATGGCATGCCTACCCCGAGGCCGCGTCCGCGTGGTCCGCCACGACGTACCCGAAGACGACGACGCCACCATCGTCAACAGCGCCACTCACCACTAG
- a CDS encoding IS3 family transposase has translation MNDKASRAAPNDGSFGTVGDCFDDAAMESFWARMQVELLNTRRWSTTIELAAAMADYIDNFYNVERRHSYLGNISPTEFETLWTSTYSIPQLA, from the coding sequence ATCAATGACAAAGCTTCCCGAGCAGCTCCGAACGACGGTTCGTTCGGCACGGTAGGCGATTGTTTTGATGACGCCGCCATGGAGTCATTCTGGGCACGAATGCAGGTCGAACTACTGAACACTCGCAGATGGTCTACCACGATCGAGCTGGCTGCCGCCATGGCCGATTACATCGACAACTTCTACAACGTCGAGCGCCGCCACAGCTACCTCGGTAATATCAGCCCCACAGAGTTTGAAACGCTCTGGACGTCCACGTATTCGATCCCTCAACTCGCATGA
- a CDS encoding PaaI family thioesterase, producing MNTPTRSEANEPLFSLEYGKLLCMGCRPMNRCRFGMRLHRVAEGDAVEGTARFTPEHEGAGGVVHGGSVMGALDEACGAVPIAAAVLAVTAEMEVKFRRPVPLERELRIRAWPESRDERGHWIVRAEILLPDSDTVLCHARARFVERDPTEHYGRFRQWLDNERCSSAGPDCRAG from the coding sequence ATGAATACGCCGACGCGGTCCGAGGCCAACGAGCCACTGTTCAGCCTCGAGTACGGCAAACTCCTCTGCATGGGCTGCCGGCCCATGAACCGGTGCCGATTCGGCATGCGTTTGCACCGCGTCGCTGAGGGCGATGCGGTCGAAGGCACGGCGCGGTTCACACCGGAGCACGAAGGAGCCGGGGGCGTCGTGCACGGCGGCTCGGTGATGGGTGCGCTGGACGAGGCGTGCGGCGCGGTGCCGATCGCCGCGGCAGTGCTGGCTGTCACCGCCGAAATGGAGGTCAAGTTCCGTCGGCCAGTCCCTTTGGAGCGTGAACTGCGCATCCGTGCCTGGCCGGAATCACGTGACGAGCGAGGTCACTGGATTGTCCGGGCGGAGATCCTGCTGCCGGACTCCGACACCGTGCTGTGCCATGCTCGGGCGCGCTTCGTCGAACGAGACCCCACCGAGCATTACGGGCGGTTCCGGCAATGGCTCGACAACGAACGGTGTTCCTCGGCCGGACCTGACTGTCGCGCCGGTTGA
- a CDS encoding enoyl-CoA hydratase/isomerase family protein, with product MNYDDYQYLIFERPSDGVLLITINRPERLNAANKRLHHELSVVWKTVDDDPTTRVAVITGAGQAFSAGGDLDMVLDQAKDFKQMAEIAKEAAGIVYNIVNCEKVIISAINGTAVGAGLAAALMADISVAAEHARFTDGHLRLGVGAGDHAAIVWPLLCGMAKAKYYLLTADFVDGKEAERIGLVSLCRPVEDVLPTALEIAERLANGPQYALRWTKRALNHWIRNAGPIFEASLGFEMLNFFDDDVIEGAMAIKEKRAPKFPSVSGS from the coding sequence GTGAATTACGACGACTACCAGTACCTGATCTTCGAACGCCCGTCGGACGGCGTTCTGCTGATCACCATCAACCGTCCCGAGCGACTCAACGCCGCGAACAAGCGGTTACATCACGAGCTCAGTGTGGTGTGGAAGACGGTCGACGACGATCCGACGACCCGCGTAGCGGTGATCACGGGAGCTGGTCAGGCGTTCTCTGCGGGCGGCGACCTCGACATGGTGCTCGACCAGGCCAAGGACTTCAAGCAGATGGCGGAGATCGCGAAAGAGGCCGCCGGCATCGTCTATAACATCGTCAACTGCGAGAAGGTAATCATCTCGGCGATCAACGGCACCGCGGTCGGCGCCGGCCTGGCGGCCGCTCTCATGGCCGACATCTCCGTCGCCGCAGAGCACGCGCGCTTCACCGACGGCCATCTACGGCTCGGGGTCGGTGCCGGCGACCACGCAGCGATCGTCTGGCCGTTGCTGTGCGGCATGGCGAAGGCCAAGTACTACCTCCTCACCGCCGATTTCGTCGACGGCAAGGAGGCCGAGCGGATCGGACTGGTGTCGTTGTGCCGTCCGGTAGAGGACGTGCTGCCGACTGCGCTCGAAATCGCGGAGAGACTCGCCAACGGCCCGCAGTACGCGCTGCGCTGGACCAAGCGCGCGTTGAATCACTGGATCCGGAACGCCGGGCCGATCTTCGAGGCCTCCCTGGGATTCGAGATGCTCAACTTCTTCGACGACGACGTCATCGAGGGAGCGATGGCGATCAAGGAGAAACGCGCGCCGAAGTTCCCATCGGTATCGGGGAGCTGA
- a CDS encoding acyl-CoA dehydrogenase family protein, whose translation MTQLDEQSGTEVVSPWETPERRALTDLVQAFTRKEIVPYVTEWEEAGELPRELHRSAARAGLLGIGFAEDVGGAGGDLRDLVLLTEGVMMAGGSSGVLASLLTHNIALPHMAAHRDPDQVRRFVAPTLAGEKIGSLGVTEPDTGSDVAGIRTTAVRDGDHYIVNGAKMFITSAVRADFVTTAVRTGGPGAGGISLLVVERGTPGFTVSSKLKKMGWWCSDTAELGYTDVRVPAGNLVGPENSGFIQIMQQFQVERAFIAVQCYATAQRCLDLTLQWVKQRETFGRALSTRQVVRHKVVDMATAVDVARTYTRAAVDRIVAGDTDVRMVSMAKNAAVAACDLAVDTAVQLYGGMGYLRETEVERHYRDSRILGIGGGTTEIMKEIIAKHIGL comes from the coding sequence ATGACCCAGTTGGACGAGCAGTCGGGTACCGAGGTGGTAAGCCCGTGGGAGACACCTGAGCGCCGTGCCCTGACCGATCTCGTGCAGGCTTTCACACGAAAGGAGATCGTCCCGTACGTCACCGAATGGGAGGAGGCCGGAGAGCTACCACGCGAATTGCACCGCAGCGCAGCTAGGGCGGGCCTGCTTGGCATCGGGTTCGCCGAGGACGTCGGCGGCGCCGGCGGCGACCTGCGCGACCTCGTCCTTCTCACCGAGGGCGTGATGATGGCCGGAGGCTCGTCTGGGGTACTGGCGAGCCTGTTGACACACAACATCGCGTTGCCGCACATGGCCGCCCACCGAGATCCAGATCAGGTCCGCCGGTTCGTCGCCCCCACTCTCGCCGGCGAGAAGATCGGCAGCCTCGGCGTGACCGAACCCGACACCGGTTCCGACGTCGCGGGGATCCGCACGACCGCGGTTCGCGACGGCGATCACTACATCGTCAACGGAGCGAAGATGTTCATCACGTCGGCGGTCCGCGCAGATTTCGTGACGACGGCCGTGCGTACCGGCGGCCCTGGCGCAGGCGGAATCTCGCTGCTCGTCGTCGAGCGCGGAACACCGGGATTCACCGTCTCAAGCAAGCTGAAGAAGATGGGCTGGTGGTGCTCGGACACCGCCGAATTGGGCTACACCGACGTGCGGGTCCCCGCAGGCAACCTCGTCGGCCCCGAGAACAGCGGTTTCATCCAGATCATGCAGCAGTTTCAAGTCGAGCGCGCCTTCATCGCCGTACAGTGCTATGCCACGGCGCAGCGCTGCCTCGACCTCACCCTGCAGTGGGTGAAGCAGCGCGAGACGTTCGGGCGGGCGTTGTCAACCCGTCAGGTGGTTCGCCACAAGGTCGTCGACATGGCTACCGCCGTCGACGTGGCACGCACCTACACCCGTGCCGCCGTCGACCGCATCGTCGCAGGCGATACCGATGTGCGCATGGTGTCAATGGCTAAGAATGCCGCCGTCGCGGCATGCGACCTCGCAGTCGATACCGCCGTTCAGCTGTATGGCGGCATGGGCTACCTCCGTGAGACCGAAGTCGAACGCCACTACCGCGATTCGCGCATCCTCGGCATCGGCGGCGGCACCACCGAGATCATGAAGGAGATCATCGCCAAACACATCGGCCTGTGA
- a CDS encoding acyl-CoA carboxylase subunit beta: MVHVLPDNVDATAPGYLENRDGLSAQLDAVAEQLAQANAGGGPKYVARHRKRGKLLVRERIELLLDPDTAFLELCPFAAWGTRFPVGGSVVVGIGIVEGIESMIIAHDPTVRGGASNPYTFRKVFRGMAIARENRLPIINIVESGGADLPTQAEIFVPGGQLFHDLTQHSAAGLPTVALVFGNSTAGGAYIPGMCDYVVMVRNRSKVFLGGPPLVKMATGEVSDDESLGGADMHARTSGLADFMAEDEQDAIRIGRRIMARLNWRKCGTGPTLPPHPPKYDPDQLLGIASVDPKVPFDPRDVIARVVDGSAFDEFKPLYGTSLVTGWASIHGFPVGILANARGILFSEEAEKGSQFIQLANQIDTPLIFLQNTTGFMVGAEYEQGGIIKDGAKMINAVSNSTVPHVTITMGASYGAGNYGMCGRSYSPRFLFAWPNSKSAVMGPAQLAGVLSIVARESAADRGLPFDEDADAQMRTAVEEQIERESVALANSGRLYDDGIIDPRDTRTVLGFCLSVIHNGEVRGQRGYGVFRM; the protein is encoded by the coding sequence TTGGTCCACGTCCTACCCGATAACGTCGATGCAACGGCTCCCGGCTACCTCGAGAACCGCGACGGCCTCAGCGCTCAACTCGACGCCGTAGCGGAGCAGCTGGCGCAGGCCAATGCTGGTGGCGGACCGAAGTACGTCGCGCGACATCGCAAACGGGGCAAGTTGCTCGTTCGAGAACGCATCGAGCTCCTGCTCGATCCCGACACGGCGTTCCTCGAACTGTGCCCCTTCGCCGCATGGGGCACCCGGTTCCCCGTCGGAGGCAGCGTGGTGGTCGGCATCGGCATCGTCGAGGGAATCGAGTCGATGATCATCGCTCACGACCCCACCGTGCGCGGAGGCGCATCGAACCCGTACACGTTCCGAAAAGTGTTCCGCGGCATGGCTATCGCGCGGGAGAACCGACTGCCCATCATCAACATCGTCGAGTCCGGCGGTGCCGACCTGCCCACACAGGCGGAGATCTTCGTGCCCGGCGGACAACTGTTCCACGACCTGACTCAGCACAGCGCAGCAGGGTTGCCGACCGTGGCGTTGGTCTTCGGCAATTCGACCGCCGGCGGTGCCTACATCCCTGGCATGTGCGACTACGTCGTGATGGTGCGCAACCGCTCCAAGGTGTTCCTCGGCGGTCCGCCGTTGGTGAAGATGGCCACCGGAGAGGTCTCCGACGACGAATCGCTCGGCGGCGCCGACATGCACGCCCGCACTTCGGGGTTGGCCGATTTCATGGCCGAGGACGAGCAGGATGCGATCCGCATCGGCCGGCGCATCATGGCGCGGCTCAACTGGCGGAAGTGCGGCACCGGGCCCACACTGCCGCCGCACCCGCCGAAGTACGACCCCGATCAGCTGCTCGGTATCGCGTCGGTTGATCCGAAGGTGCCCTTCGACCCGCGCGACGTCATCGCCCGAGTGGTCGACGGCTCGGCCTTCGACGAGTTCAAACCGCTGTACGGCACGTCACTAGTCACCGGCTGGGCCTCGATCCACGGCTTTCCGGTAGGGATCCTCGCCAATGCGCGGGGCATCTTGTTCAGTGAGGAGGCCGAGAAGGGCTCGCAGTTCATTCAGCTGGCGAATCAGATCGACACGCCCCTGATCTTCCTGCAGAACACAACCGGATTCATGGTTGGCGCCGAGTACGAGCAGGGAGGCATCATCAAAGACGGCGCGAAGATGATCAACGCCGTGTCGAACAGCACTGTCCCGCACGTGACCATCACCATGGGCGCGTCGTACGGTGCCGGGAACTACGGCATGTGCGGTCGGTCGTACTCGCCGCGGTTTTTGTTCGCGTGGCCCAACTCGAAGTCGGCGGTCATGGGTCCGGCCCAACTGGCCGGAGTGCTATCCATCGTGGCGCGCGAGTCCGCCGCAGACCGGGGGCTGCCCTTCGACGAGGACGCCGACGCCCAAATGCGCACCGCCGTCGAGGAACAAATCGAGCGGGAATCGGTGGCCCTGGCCAACAGCGGTCGCCTCTATGACGACGGAATCATCGATCCTCGCGACACGCGGACGGTTCTCGGTTTCTGTCTGTCCGTCATCCACAACGGCGAAGTTCGTGGCCAGCGCGGCTACGGCGTCTTCCGGATGTGA